In Paenibacillus sp. FSL R7-0345, a single window of DNA contains:
- a CDS encoding glutamate ABC transporter substrate-binding protein, whose amino-acid sequence MIKIKSIKWVSLLLVAALFVIAGCGNNNNAGNTAAGGGNAAGETTDSAAIAKIKERGKLLVGVKYDTRLFGLKDPASGDVEGFDIDISKAIAKHLLGDENAIELKEVTSKTRIPMLNNGEIDMVVATMTITEERKKEVDFSDVYFQAGQSLLVKKGSPITGLESVTKDTKILGSKGATSIKNIKEKVPGVTVLEFDNYQDAFAALKAGQGDALTTDDAILYGMAAQDEGYEVVGEPFTDEPYGIAVQKGNTDVVQAINDTLAELKANGEYDAIYTKWIGKAPAK is encoded by the coding sequence ATGATCAAGATTAAGAGTATCAAATGGGTGAGTCTGCTGCTGGTTGCTGCATTATTCGTAATTGCCGGCTGCGGCAATAACAACAACGCCGGAAACACAGCTGCTGGGGGCGGCAATGCTGCCGGAGAAACTACGGATTCCGCTGCCATCGCCAAAATCAAGGAGCGCGGCAAGCTGCTGGTCGGCGTGAAATACGATACCCGGCTGTTTGGTCTGAAGGACCCTGCTTCCGGCGACGTAGAGGGTTTTGATATTGACATCTCCAAGGCAATTGCCAAGCATCTCCTGGGTGATGAAAATGCAATCGAGCTGAAGGAAGTAACCTCCAAGACACGCATTCCAATGCTGAATAACGGTGAAATTGATATGGTTGTTGCTACCATGACTATCACTGAAGAACGAAAGAAGGAAGTCGATTTCTCCGATGTATACTTCCAGGCCGGCCAGTCTCTGCTCGTGAAGAAGGGCAGCCCGATAACCGGACTTGAAAGTGTAACGAAGGATACGAAGATCCTTGGCTCCAAAGGGGCTACTTCAATCAAGAACATCAAAGAAAAGGTACCAGGCGTAACTGTACTGGAATTCGATAACTATCAGGATGCCTTCGCCGCCCTGAAAGCAGGCCAAGGTGATGCCCTGACAACGGACGATGCGATCCTGTACGGGATGGCTGCCCAGGATGAAGGCTACGAGGTTGTAGGCGAGCCGTTCACCGATGAACCATACGGCATTGCTGTACAAAAAGGCAACACCGATGTTGTTCAGGCCATTAATGATACACTGGCTGAACTAAAGGCAAACGGAGAATACGATGCCATTTATACCAAATGGATCGGTAAAGCGCCGGCGAAATAA
- a CDS encoding inorganic phosphate transporter: METSLFMLGFVIFLALAFDFINGFHDTANAIATSVSTRALKPRTAIILAALMNFVGALMFTGVAKKIGGSITDPTLLDNGINIVAATLIAAIIWNLITWWLGIPSSSSHALIGALAGAVYVGAGSDHIKWEGFIEIVEGLIFSPLIAFVIGYIVMTILKWVFAKRSPHTVNKGFRSMQVITAALQSFTHGTNDAQKAMGIITFALVTSGRLETMEVPLWVKIAAATSMALGTSIGGWKIIKTMGTKIFKIEPINGFAADMSAASVIFTATLLHLPVSSTHAITSAILGVGSAKRFSAVKWGVAGRIIVTWFITIPISAVLAGVICKLFF; encoded by the coding sequence ATGGAAACATCATTATTCATGCTGGGTTTTGTAATTTTTCTTGCACTGGCCTTTGATTTTATCAACGGCTTCCATGATACAGCGAACGCAATCGCAACTTCCGTCTCGACCCGTGCGCTTAAACCGCGTACCGCTATCATCCTTGCAGCACTCATGAACTTTGTCGGGGCGCTGATGTTTACTGGGGTAGCGAAAAAAATCGGCGGCAGTATTACCGATCCGACCCTGCTGGATAACGGGATCAATATAGTAGCTGCGACCCTGATTGCGGCTATTATCTGGAACCTGATTACCTGGTGGCTTGGGATTCCTTCTTCCTCTTCACATGCCCTGATCGGTGCTTTGGCCGGTGCGGTGTATGTTGGAGCAGGCTCTGACCACATTAAGTGGGAAGGCTTCATTGAGATTGTAGAGGGGCTTATTTTCTCCCCGCTGATCGCATTTGTGATTGGTTATATTGTAATGACGATTCTTAAATGGGTATTTGCCAAGCGCAGTCCGCATACCGTCAACAAAGGCTTCCGCTCGATGCAGGTGATTACAGCTGCACTGCAATCCTTTACACACGGTACCAATGATGCCCAGAAGGCGATGGGGATTATTACCTTTGCACTGGTCACCTCGGGACGTCTGGAGACAATGGAAGTTCCGCTGTGGGTTAAAATTGCCGCTGCAACGTCCATGGCCCTCGGGACCTCAATCGGCGGCTGGAAGATCATCAAGACAATGGGTACGAAGATTTTCAAAATTGAGCCGATTAACGGCTTTGCTGCAGATATGTCGGCCGCATCCGTCATTTTCACTGCTACACTGCTGCATCTGCCGGTCAGCTCCACGCATGCCATTACCTCAGCGATTCTCGGGGTAGGTTCGGCCAAGCGTTTCTCTGCCGTCAAATGGGGAGTAGCCGGACGGATTATCGTAACCTGGTTCATCACCATTCCGATCAGCGCAGTGCTGGCTGGAGTAATCTGCAAGCTTTTCTTCTAG
- a CDS encoding amino acid ABC transporter permease produces the protein MMDFSILTDYFSLYLEGFWGTVLSSVLALIGSFVLGAIIAVFRITTVRGLRWFGTGYVEFVRNIPLLLVVYIFYYGPSALGFTLDGFTAGTIGLAVYTSAFIAEAIRAGIMAVPKGQMEAARSSGLSYIQTMTDVILPQAIKLVIPPLGNQFINLIKNSSVLTIVAGFDLMYFADSISTETYRTFDTYIFVAVFYLVLTVPLSYGVRVWERRLQRKY, from the coding sequence GTGATGGATTTTTCAATATTAACGGATTATTTCAGCCTGTATCTGGAGGGCTTCTGGGGCACTGTGCTGTCCAGCGTACTTGCGCTAATCGGCAGCTTTGTGCTCGGTGCCATTATCGCCGTCTTCCGTATCACCACGGTCAGAGGGCTGCGCTGGTTCGGAACAGGCTATGTAGAATTTGTTCGCAATATTCCGCTGCTGCTCGTAGTGTACATTTTTTATTATGGTCCCTCGGCACTCGGCTTTACGCTCGACGGCTTCACGGCCGGGACGATTGGTCTCGCTGTATATACCTCGGCCTTCATTGCCGAAGCCATCCGTGCCGGAATTATGGCTGTCCCTAAAGGGCAAATGGAGGCGGCACGTTCGTCCGGTCTGAGCTACATCCAGACGATGACGGATGTGATTCTGCCGCAGGCGATCAAGCTGGTTATTCCGCCGCTCGGCAACCAGTTCATTAACCTGATTAAGAACTCGTCCGTGCTGACGATCGTTGCCGGGTTCGACCTGATGTATTTTGCCGACAGCATTTCTACGGAGACGTACCGTACGTTCGATACCTACATTTTTGTAGCGGTATTCTATCTGGTGCTGACTGTGCCGCTGAGCTATGGTGTACGGGTATGGGAGCGCAGATTACAGCGTAAGTATTAG
- a CDS encoding amino acid ABC transporter permease has product MDFAGAFSAANLGFLLDGLYITLIVAFVSIILSFVIGVVVGVIRYAEVPVLSPVMFFLVELIRNLPLLLIIFFVRFALPEVGIKMGLISAAIAALTVFEAAMIAEIVRGGLAAVDKGQIEAARSSGLSSFQTLWHIVLPQGLRHMVPPLVSQFISLLKDTSLATIVALPELMHNAKIVMGQKESYTIPILMMVALMYFAVNYLLSLISKRLEHKTA; this is encoded by the coding sequence ATGGATTTTGCCGGTGCATTTTCGGCCGCTAATTTAGGTTTTTTGCTGGACGGCTTGTATATCACATTAATTGTGGCTTTTGTGTCGATTATTCTAAGCTTTGTTATTGGTGTTGTGGTAGGTGTGATCCGCTACGCGGAGGTTCCGGTGCTCTCGCCAGTGATGTTCTTTCTGGTTGAGCTGATCCGTAACCTGCCGCTGCTGCTGATTATTTTCTTCGTGCGTTTTGCGCTGCCGGAGGTCGGGATCAAAATGGGGCTCATCTCTGCCGCGATTGCTGCCCTGACGGTGTTCGAAGCAGCGATGATTGCCGAGATTGTGCGCGGGGGCCTGGCTGCTGTGGATAAAGGGCAGATTGAAGCCGCGCGATCCTCCGGTCTTAGCAGCTTTCAGACCCTGTGGCATATCGTGCTTCCGCAGGGACTGCGGCATATGGTGCCGCCGCTGGTCAGCCAGTTTATCTCGCTGCTCAAGGATACGTCGCTGGCAACGATTGTCGCACTGCCGGAGCTGATGCATAATGCGAAGATCGTCATGGGCCAGAAGGAGAGCTATACGATCCCTATTCTGATGATGGTCGCCCTGATGTACTTTGCAGTAAATTATCTGCTCTCGCTGATTTCCAAACGACTGGAGCATAAAACAGCATAA
- a CDS encoding DUF47 family protein, with protein MKLKKKDIFFETLENMADTIVQSADYFAQNIGNLRENIDTFAAVMKKYESQCDTYTHTVIKELNKTFITPLERDDIMDLITSMDDVMDGLEASASRFYMYNLLDADEYITQFAEILRQSAYEIQKAVHLLSQKKLLAIREYTIRLNDLENQGDEVLRICTKHLFETVKDPIELIKRKELYERLETTTDKCEDVANMLESIIMRNS; from the coding sequence ATGAAGTTGAAAAAGAAGGATATTTTCTTTGAGACACTGGAAAATATGGCGGATACAATCGTTCAGTCAGCTGACTACTTCGCTCAGAATATCGGCAATCTCCGGGAAAATATCGACACTTTTGCTGCAGTGATGAAGAAATACGAATCCCAGTGCGATACTTACACGCACACTGTCATCAAGGAGCTGAACAAGACGTTCATCACTCCGCTTGAGCGTGACGACATCATGGATTTGATCACCAGCATGGACGATGTAATGGATGGCCTGGAGGCTTCTGCTTCACGTTTCTATATGTACAACCTGCTGGATGCTGATGAATATATCACGCAATTTGCCGAAATTCTCCGCCAGTCTGCCTATGAGATTCAAAAAGCGGTTCACCTGCTGTCCCAGAAAAAACTTCTTGCGATCCGTGAATATACGATCCGCCTGAATGATCTGGAGAACCAGGGCGATGAAGTGCTGCGTATTTGTACCAAACATCTTTTTGAAACGGTCAAGGACCCTATCGAGCTGATCAAGCGCAAAGAGCTCTATGAGCGGTTGGAGACGACTACGGATAAATGCGAAGACGTAGCCAACATGCTGGAATCGATCATCATGCGCAACTCATAA
- a CDS encoding sensor histidine kinase gives MAAFSTAIAGEFKINPFDGDVFRIAMGSSAFLLFLLLMRRLPYIVTGVVTGVVVLLFRTGMDAVGSSGASLAESLSSHFSAMIYYIVFALLMSLIKSRIDYFHPLVLGGVTAVIDLLSNEMELLTRLIVLDSASFRLNEWTFLMAIAVIRTYFTTGVYSSISVSQLRITQREQNRRMEQMLSFSSGLYGEVFYLEKSIGTLERVTLNSYDLYRSLKAEEALQPYSRQVLDITQEIHEVKKDSQRILAGLVKLGDREVTGDLPLSVIMKFTMKSNAKYAEMLNKQVQLTLNMTSDYTTASYTPLLTLLGNLTANAVEVIQDKGSITLDVHEDGEFTIFTVADSGGGIKERDRGLLFEPGFTTKFDQEGVAATGIGLSHVQDIVNLFAGHITVEPVSALGGARFQIKIPTKGLRKEE, from the coding sequence ATGGCAGCTTTTAGTACAGCGATAGCCGGAGAATTCAAAATCAATCCGTTTGACGGCGATGTTTTCCGGATTGCAATGGGCAGCAGCGCGTTTCTGCTGTTTTTGCTTTTAATGAGGCGTCTGCCGTATATCGTTACAGGGGTTGTCACCGGAGTTGTAGTGCTGCTGTTCCGTACGGGGATGGATGCGGTAGGAAGCAGCGGTGCTTCTCTGGCCGAGAGTCTGTCGAGCCATTTCTCGGCAATGATCTACTATATAGTCTTCGCCCTGCTGATGAGTCTGATCAAAAGCCGGATCGATTACTTCCACCCGCTCGTGCTGGGCGGCGTTACAGCGGTGATTGACCTTTTGTCGAACGAGATGGAGCTGCTTACCCGGCTGATTGTGCTGGACTCGGCCTCCTTCCGGCTGAATGAATGGACGTTTCTGATGGCGATCGCCGTGATCCGCACGTATTTTACGACCGGTGTGTACAGCAGTATCTCCGTCAGCCAGCTGCGGATTACGCAGCGCGAGCAGAACCGGCGGATGGAGCAGATGCTGAGCTTCAGCTCTGGGCTGTATGGTGAAGTCTTTTATCTGGAAAAATCAATCGGTACCCTGGAGCGTGTTACGTTAAACAGCTACGATCTGTACCGCAGCCTCAAAGCAGAGGAAGCATTGCAGCCTTACAGCCGCCAGGTGCTCGACATTACCCAGGAGATCCATGAAGTGAAGAAGGATTCACAGCGCATTCTGGCGGGTCTGGTGAAGCTGGGCGACCGTGAGGTGACCGGTGATCTGCCGCTGTCCGTCATCATGAAATTTACAATGAAGAGCAATGCAAAGTACGCAGAAATGCTTAATAAACAGGTTCAGCTCACGCTGAATATGACCTCCGACTATACCACCGCCAGCTATACTCCCCTGTTGACTTTGCTTGGCAATCTTACAGCTAATGCGGTTGAAGTAATACAAGATAAAGGCAGCATCACCCTGGATGTGCATGAGGATGGGGAATTTACCATCTTTACTGTGGCTGACAGCGGCGGCGGGATTAAGGAACGTGACCGCGGGCTGCTGTTCGAGCCGGGCTTTACGACCAAGTTCGATCAGGAGGGCGTGGCTGCTACGGGAATCGGGCTGTCGCATGTGCAGGATATTGTTAATCTGTTTGCCGGGCATATCACTGTTGAGCCGGTCTCGGCATTAGGCGGGGCCAGATTTCAGATTAAAATACCGACAAAAGGGCTGCGGAAGGAGGAGTAG
- a CDS encoding amino acid ABC transporter ATP-binding protein: MIDFHQVEKHYGHFHVLKNIDLHVREGEVVVVVGPSGSGKSTMLRCINRLETITSGGLTVDGITVNERKTDINKLRKEIGMVFQHFNLYPHKKVIDNITLAPVKVLGLPKAEAEKTAMYYLEKVGIADKANSYPSQLSGGQQQRVAIARGLAMKPKIMLFDEPTSALDPEMVGEVLDVMRNLAREGMTMVVVTHEMGFAKEVADRVIFMDQGQIVEEAAPAEFFANPREERTRTFLSRVLSH; the protein is encoded by the coding sequence TTGATTGATTTTCATCAGGTAGAGAAGCATTACGGGCATTTTCATGTGCTGAAAAATATTGACCTGCATGTCAGGGAAGGGGAAGTGGTTGTAGTAGTTGGCCCTTCCGGGTCCGGTAAAAGCACGATGCTGCGCTGCATCAACCGGCTGGAGACGATAACCAGCGGCGGACTGACTGTTGACGGAATAACGGTAAATGAACGAAAGACAGACATCAACAAGCTGCGCAAGGAGATTGGAATGGTGTTCCAGCATTTCAATCTGTACCCGCACAAAAAGGTGATCGACAACATTACGCTGGCGCCGGTCAAGGTGCTGGGGCTGCCTAAGGCAGAGGCGGAAAAGACCGCGATGTATTATCTGGAGAAGGTCGGTATCGCTGATAAAGCAAACTCGTATCCGTCCCAGCTGTCCGGCGGCCAGCAGCAGCGCGTTGCAATAGCCCGGGGCCTGGCGATGAAGCCGAAGATCATGCTGTTCGACGAGCCGACCTCAGCGCTTGACCCGGAGATGGTCGGTGAAGTGCTTGATGTTATGCGTAACCTGGCCCGTGAAGGAATGACGATGGTGGTTGTGACACATGAGATGGGCTTTGCCAAAGAGGTGGCTGACCGGGTCATTTTTATGGATCAGGGGCAGATTGTGGAGGAAGCGGCACCGGCGGAATTCTTTGCCAATCCGAGGGAAGAGCGGACACGGACGTTTCTCAGCAGGGTGTTAAGTCATTAA